The Mycolicibacterium mucogenicum DSM 44124 genomic sequence GGTGAACGACATGGTCAACGCTCCGCTGCTCGACGGCAGGCGGGCGGCGGGCAGCGCGATGTCGGAGCGTTGGAACAACGTGTACGCCGTCAGCCCGTTGACGAATCCCCGCTCGATCGTCGGATGTTCCGCCAGGAACGCGGTGAAATCGTTGATTACCAACGTCTTCCGGTCGATGTTGGCATCCAGGCTGCCGACGCGCCGGCAACTGTGCACGACGTCCCACAGCGCCACCCCGGCGTCCGTGACGGCATCGACGCGTTCGGCGTAGGGCAGCTCCGCATCGAATCCGAGGAGTGAGCCCAGCAGCCGCCAGAACTGGTTCCGCGTGTTGGCGTAGTACTCGCCGGTGTCCAGTGACTTCTCGCTGGGAAACGAGCCCAGGATCAACACTCGTGGGTTGGCGCCGACGATTGCCGGCAGCCCCGTGCGGAGAGGCATCTCTGGCTCGGTCATGTGCCCATTCTGCGGGGCTGCCAGGCGCGATAGGTTGGCCGGGTGAGTGAACAAGCTGCCGAGCCGGTCGACCGTGCCGAGCTGACCGACTGGCTGCTGTCCGAAGGCTTCAGTGAACAGGAGATCGACGAGTCCTTCGCGCCGACGCTGTTGCCCGCGCGGCGCGCCCTCGGCGACGACGGTATTCGGCTGTCGGCGCGGGACATCGCGGCCCGCTGGGACATGGATATCGATCTGCTGCAACGGATTCTGCACGCGGCGGGCCGGCCCCGGTCCGATGACCCGGCTGCCGCGCTGTATCTGACTGCAGACAGTCAGCTCGTCGGCTATGCGCAGCAGTGTCTGGGCTTGGGCCTGCCGATCGAACAGGTCGTCGCGGTGGTTCAGGTGATGACGGACGGTTTCGCGAAAACTGTCGAGGTCATGCAGTTCGCGGCGCTGTCGGCGATCCTCCAGCCCGATGCGACCGAGTTGGAGAACGCCAAGGCCGTCGCTGCGCTGACCGGGTACGTGGCGCCGCTGCTGGGGCCGATGGCGCAGGACATGCTCCGTACGCAGATGCTGCACGCGCTGCTGCAGCAGGAGGTCGCCGCCACCGAGCGGCTGACGGGGCCGGCGCTGCCGGGCGCGGGGATGGTGTCGATCGCCTTCGCCGATCTGGTCGGTTTCACCAGCCTGGGCGAGGAACTGCCACCGGAGGGGTTGGAGCGGCTCTCGCAGCGGCTGGCTGATCTGGCGCGCACCCTGGCCCAGCCGCCGGTGCGGTTCATCAAGACCATCGGAGACGAGGTCATGCTCGTCAGCCCCGAACCGGTGCCGCTGCTGAACATGATCCTGGACCTCGTCGACGCCGCGGAGGCCGATGACGCGCTGCCGCGGCTCAAGGCCGGCATGGCGACGGGAATGGCCGTCAGCCGGGCCGGGGACTGGTTCGGCGGTGCCGTCAACAAGGCCAGTCGGGTGACCGGAGTGGCCCGGCCGGGGGCTGTCCTGGTGGCCGATTCGGCACGGGATGCAGTCGGTGACGCACCGGGTTTTGAGTGGTCTTTTGCCGGTGCACGACGGCTGAAAGGCATCCGTGACGAGGTGAAACTCTTCCGCGCCCGCCGCAGCGAGGACTAGCCGGGGCCTCGGTGCCCGGCCTGCACCGGCTTGCACGAAGGCCGGGACGCGGCTTACATGGGTAGGCATGCCAGACATTGATCGTCGCAGCATGCTGTCGATGGCGGGGCTGGGCCTGTTGGCCGCCACGCTTCCCAAAGCCGAGGCCCACGCCGATACGCCCGGAAAACTCATCTTCGAGGACAACTTCGACGGACCGGCCGGATCGTCGCCCGACACCTCGAAATGGGAGATCGCCACGGCCCGCGAGTCGATGGAGAATCCGACGTATTGGGAGCTGCCCGAACACGTCGGCCAGTACCGCAACGACCGCAAGAACCTTTTCCTGGACGGCAAGTCGAACCTGGTGATCCGGGCCGCCAAAGACGGGAACACCTACTACAGCGGCAAGATTTTCGGCACATTCAAGGCCGGCATCGGCCACACCTTCGAGGCCCGGATGAAGCTCAACTGCCTGACCCCGGGCTGCTGGCCGGCCTGGTATCTGGCCAACAACTCTCCCGGAATCGGCGGCGAGGTCGACATCATGGAGTGGTACGGCAACGGGAGCTGGGCTCCCGGTACGACCGTGCACGCCAACCTCAATGGCGGCGAACATGTTTCGCACACCATCACGCCCGACAGTGCCTGGCACAACTGGCGGTGCCAGTGGGACGACGCCGGAATGCGGTTCTGGTTGGACTACACCGACGGCGCGCAGCCGTACTTCAACGTCCCGGCAAAGTCGTTGCCCAACTGGCACTTCAACGATCCCGGCTACACCCTGTTCCCGATCCTGGGTCTCGCGGTCGCCGGGTCCGGGGGCGGCGACCCTTCAGGGGGAACCTACCCGGCCGAGATGCTGGTCGACTGGGTGAAGATCTGGTAGCTACCGACTGGGCTTGAAACTGCGGAGTCGCAGGCTGTTGCTCACGACGAACAGCGAGCTGAAAGCCATTGCCGCGCTGGCGATCATCGGGTTCAGCATGCCCGCGGCCGCGAGTGGAATCGCCGCGACGTTGTAGGCGAACGCCCAGAACAGGTTGCCCTTGATGGTCTTGAGTGTGGCCCGGGACAGCCGGATCGCGTCACCCGCGGCTCGCAGGTCGCCACTGACGAGGGTCAGGTCCGAGGCCTCGATGGCCACATCGGTGCCGGTGCCCATGGCCAGTCCCAGGTCGGCCTGGGCAAGGGCGGCAGCGTCATTCACGCCGTCGCCGACCATCGCCACAACCCGGCCCTGATCCTGCAGGCGCTTGATCTCGTCGACCTTGTCCGCGGGCAGCACCTCGGCGATCACCGCCTCGATACCGACTTCGGCAGCCACCGCGCCGGCCGCACGGCCGTTGTCCCCGGACAGCAGGACGGGGGTCAGGCCCAGCTTCTTGAGGTCGGCAATGGCTTCGGCGGCAGTGTCTTTCACCGTGTCGGACACCACGATGACGCCGGCGATGGCGCCGTCGATCGCGACCCACACCGGGGTGCGGCCCTGCGCTTCAGCGGTCTGCGCAGCGTGCTGCAACTCCGGGCCGGCTTCGGTGGCCAGCCAGTTGTACCGCCCGACCGCAACCTTGTGACCGTCGACCACACCGGTGACGCCGCGACCGTCGTGGTTGACGAAGTCGCTGACCGTCGGCAGTGGGCCATCCTCGGCGGCCCGCGTGGCGATGGCCTGGGCGATGGGGTGCTCGGACGCGTGCTCCAACGCGCCGGCGAGCCGTAATACGTTGTCGGACTCGGCATGTACCGCCGCCACCGTCATCTTGCCGGTGGTCACGGTGCCGGTCTTGTCCAGCACGACGGTGTCGACCTTGCGGGTCGATTCGAGCACCTGCGGACCCTTGATCAGGATGCCCAACTGCGCGCCGCGGCCGGTGCCGACCAGCAGTGCCGTCGGAGTGGCCAGGCCCAGGGCGCAGGGGCACGCGATGATCAGGACCGACACGGCGGCGGTCAAGGCGGCGCTCATCGAGCCTCCCACAACCAGCCAGCCGATCAACGTCAGCAGCGCCAACCCGATGACCACGGGTACGAATACCGCCGACACCCGGTCGGCGAGACGCTGCACTTCGGCTTTGCCGCTCTGCGCATCGGCCACCAGACGTGCCATCTGTGCCAGCTGAGTGTCCGAGCCGACGCGCGTGGCCTTGACCTCAAGGCGCCCACCGGCATTCACCGTCGCGCCGGCCAGCTGATCGCCGGGGCCGACCTCGACCGGTACCGATTCGCCGGTCAACATCGATGCGTCGACGGCAGACGTTCCCGTCACCACCACGCCGTCCGTGGCGATCTTCTCGCCGGGGCGGACGACGAAGGTGTCTCCGACCGCCAGTTCCTCGATGGGCACGCGGGTTTCGTGGCCGCCGCGGAGCACCGCCACGTCCTTGGCGCCGAGATCGAGCAGCGCGCGCAGTGCCGCGCCGGACTGCCGCTTGGCGCGGGTCTCGAAGAACTTGCCGGCCAGGATCAATGTGGTGACGGTGGCGGCGACCTCGAGATAGAGGTGGTCGCTGCCCATCGCCAGCATCCATGCCGACCACAGGTACGACGTGAGAACGCCCAGCGACACCAGGGTGTCCATGGTCGCCGCGCCGTGCCGGAGGTTGGTCCATGCGGCGTGGTGCAGCGGCCAGGCGCCCCACAGCACCACCGGGGTGGTGAGCGCCAGCGCCCACAGCGGCCAGTGCGGGAACTGCAGGGCCGGGATCATCGACAGCGCGAGGACGGGGATCGTCAGGGCCAGTGACACCAGCAGGCGCGGCAGGTACGCCGTTTCGGTGGGGCTGTCGGCCTTGTCGACGCTCGCGGTGTAGCCGGTGGCCTCGACGGCCGCGACCAGTTCGTCGGTGGTCACGCTGTCCGGGTAGGTGATGGCCGCCTGCTCGGTCGCGAAGTTCACGCTGGCGTGAACACCGTCGATCCGGTTGAGCCGCTTCTCAATTCGGGCCGCGCACGACGAACACGTCATGCCGCCCACGGACAGCGTGACCGACGTGGTCATGCTGGTTGGACGACGTCGTATCCGGCGTCTTCGATCGCGGCGGCAACAGCGGCCCGATCAGGCTCGCCGTCGACTCGTACGGTTCCGGCCTTGAGGTCCACCTCGACACCGGTCACGCCGGGCAGCGGCTCGACAGCTGAGGTGATGGACGCGACGCAGTGTCCGCACGACATTCCCTGAACTTCAAGTACCTGACTCATGCCTCGGAGTATATACCCATAGGGGGTATAGGTAGGTTGTGATCTGTCGTACCTCATCATTTGGTCGGGCCGGGTGGCATTCTGGTTCCCATGGCACGTAAGGAAATCGACCCGATTCGGGCGAAGAGCGCCCTGGCTGTCGCAAAACAGCACCCGGGCATGATCCTGTTCCTGGCATCGCCCGCGATCGTCGCCGTCGTCCTGGTCGGCGTGTTCGTGGGCACCGGTTGGGCGATATTGCTGGCGCTAGCGCTGCTGGTGGCGGGTGGCGTGGTGTTGCGCCGCAACCTCTGACGGAGCCGGTGTTCGCCTCGGGTGAAAGGCCGTTTCAACTCTGATGTAACGGTGTAATCATGTAAGCATGAGGCACCATCATTCAGGCCAGGACCGCCGCGGCGGCTGGCAACAAGCAGGGCAGCCCGATGCGGGCGACGCCGCCGACTGGTTCGCCGGGCGGCTCCCGGAAGAATGGTTCGCCGGAGACCCGGACGTCACGGTGGACCGCGAGGAGATCGTGGTCATCGGGCGGCTGCCCGAGCCGGAGAATCCGGAAACGGCCGCCCGGGCCTCCGGGCGGGTGGCGCGCTTCCGGGAAGAGACCCGGTCCGAGCGCATGCGGATCGCCGATGAGGCCGAAGCTCGCTACGGCCGCAAGGTGGCCTGGGGTGTGTCGGTGGGGGAGTCGGAGCGAATTCTGTTCACCCACTTGGCTGTTCCGGTGATGACCCGGCTGAAGCAGCCCGAGCGTCAGGTCCTCGACACCCTGGTCGACGCGGGCGTGGCGCGGTCGCGGTCCGATGCGCTGGCGTGGTCGGTCCGATTGGTCGGCGAGCATGCCGAAGAGTGGCTGGCGAAACTGCGTGACGCCATGACGGCGGTCGACGATCTTCGCGCGCAGGGCCCACAACTCTGATCAACCATTGACGTTCGCCGCCGCTCGGGTGCAGGCTCAAGGTACCGGCCCGATGGGAGCGCGTCATGAGCGATCGGTTGTTCAATTACATCGGCGAGATGCTGTGCGGCAGCCTGAATGCCGACCTCGCATCGGCCCGTGTGCTCGCGCCGGGTGACTTCACGAAATTCCTCACGGATGACGTGCGACTGCACGTCATCCAGGGCCGGTTGGCGGCCGAGGAATGGGGCACCGCCGAGCGGCACGGGCCGGTGCGGGTCCTGGCCACGCACATCATCATCACCGAGCATGGGCTTCTGTACGCGGCCGAGGTCGGCGGTCCGAATCCCGGTTACTACCTCGCGGCGCCGCGGACCTTGCTTGAACCCGTTGCCGACCACATCGCCGACAGCCCGCCGCCGTCGGGCACGGCCGCCGCCGTGGACTGCCGGCTGGACCACGACCTCGCGTCCATCTGGCAGTTCGAGAGTGCGCTGCGGCATCGCCTTGAGTCCGATCCGGTCATCCGGGTCCAGCTGACGTCTGCGTTCGCGGCCTGAGCCATGCCCGCATCGGCGTCCCTGCGCCGCCAAAGCCTGGTGCGCAGTGCGGTTTTCACCGTCGTTGTGCCCGGCACCATGGCCGGCCTGATCCCGTATTCGCTCACCGGTTGGCGGCGGATCGGTGATTTGTTCGGCCTGCCCGGCGCATGGGTGGGCGGCGTGGTGCTGATCGTTCTCGGGCTCCCGGTGCTGCTCGCGGCCATCTACAAATTCGCCAGCGATGGGCTCGGCACACCCTTGCCGGCGGCACCGACCCAGAGTCTGGTCGTGACGGGGCCGCACCGGTACGTCCGCAACCCGATGTACCTCGCGGTCGCGGCCGTCATCGTCGGGCAGGCGTTGGTTCTCGGTCAGCCGGTACTGCTTTGGTATGCAGCCTTTTTTGTGTTGGGGACGGCCACGTTCGTGTATTTCTATGAGCAACCCACGCTGCTGAGGCAATTCGGCGACGAGTACCGGCGCTACTGCCAATCGGTACCGGCGTGGCTGCCACGGATCACGCCGTATCGGCCGTAGATCTCTGGGTGGCGGCGCAGTTCGCTAGGGCGAGTGAAACTACTTCCCGCCGCGCCGGCGCACGCGCCGCCTCCGCGCCCGCGTATCCGTCCGGCGCCGCGCCCCGCCGCCCAGCCTGCATCGGCGTATTCGGAGCCGCATCGACGACGCGCCCGGTTCATGGGGTCGCAGCCCAAGTTCGGTGATCACAACTGCCCCCGCCGAGATCGTTCGAACCGTCACCGATGTGCTGATACAGGCAGAGAGGTGTTATGTCTCAGGACATCGGTGACAGTTCTGCATCAGGACATCGGTGACAGTTCCGGTGGTCTTGGTGGTGACACTTCTGCCACCAGGCTCGGGCGGTGGCTGTCAATGAACCCATCGATCCTCGTGTCCGTCTGGCGATCGCGCAGTGGCCCGATGACGCGCCTCGTGGGGCGGTCTCGACGTTCTGCGTCGAGCATGGAATTTCTCGAAAGTCGTTCTACGCGTTACGTAAACGGGCCGTGACAGATGGTCAGGCTGCGGTGCTTGAACCGAGGACCCGGCGACCGAAGTCGAGTCCGTCGACACTTGGTGATGAGGTCAAGGAGCAGGCCATCGCGGTGCGTAAGGCTCTGGAATCCTCCGGTTTGGACTGCGGGCCGATCAGTGTGCACGACAAGATGCGCGCGATGGGCCTGGACCAGGTCCCCTCCACAGCAGCCCTGGCCCGCGTCTTCCGCCAAGCTGGAGTGGCCCGTAAGGAGCCGAAGAAGAAACCCCGCTCGGCGTGGCGACGGTTCGTCTATCCCGCCCCCAACGCCTGCTGGCAACTCGATGCCACCGAGTACGTCCTGGTCGGTGGACGTACGTGCGTGATCTTCCAGCTCATTGATGATCACTCCCGCTATGCCGTGGCCTCGCACGTTGCCCGGAGCGAGACCGCCGAAGCCGCGATCGCCGTCTTCGACAAGGCCGTGGCCGCTCACGGGGTACCCCAACGACTACTCACTGACAACGGGGCGGCGCTGAACCTTTCGCGCCGTGGATTGGTCGGCAAACTCGTCAAACACGTTGCGGCGCTGGGAACCGAAGCGATCACCGGCAAGCCCTACAAGCCGACCACCCAGGGCAAAAACGAACGATTCCACCAAACCCTGTTCCGCTACCTCGACCAACAGCCCCTCGCCGAGAGCCTCGCCGAACTACAAGCCCAGGTCGACAAATTCGACCACATCTACAACACCGAACGACCCCACCAAGGTCTCCCCGGCCGCGTCACCCCGCAGACCGCGTGGGAAGCGACCGCCAAGGCCGCCCCGCCCCGCCCGCAGCCCGACGCGCCGTTGCTCATCGCGGCCACAATCAAGCAGCTTCAGCCCGTACCAGCGCTACCGGCCAGCACCAGCATCCGCACGCTGACCACCGCCGGCACATTCATGCTCGCCGGGGTCATCTACAAAGTCGGGGGCCGATACGGCCTCCAAGAGGTCTTGGTCGCTACCGACGGCGACAAAATCATCGTCGCCGACCTCGACGGCGAGATCCTCATCGAGCACACCCGGGCCGCACCAGGAGTGACCTACGTCGGCAACGGAAAGCCCCGCGGCTCACACCCCAAACCAGAGGAAACGTTACCGATGTCCTGATACACCAACTGTCACCGATGTGCTGATGCAGAACTGTCACCGATGTCCCGATACATCACAATACAGGCAGAGAGGTCCCTTGTAGATCGAACATATGTTCGATACAATTAGGCATGGGAATCACACCAGATCTCACCACCATCCTCGACGCCCTCCGCGGCGTGCAGGTCCCCGGCCACATGCCCGCGGGCGACGCGGTGGAGGCGATGACGTGCGTGGTGACGCTGCGCAATGTGATCGATCATCTGGCGGCGATGCTGACCGCGGCCCTGGACCGCTGTGGGGTGGCCGCCGCGCAGGGCCGCACGCCGCGGGAGCTGCTAGTGACGTTGGGGTGTGCGCCGTCGGTGGCGCAGCGGCTGGTCCGTGTCGGTGGTGCGTTGCCGACGCTACCCACGCTCGCCGCGCATGCCGCCGACGGGGCGATCTCCGGGGAGCATGTCGATGCGATCGTCAAAGGCATCAACCACATACGCGCCCGCGCACCCGGTGAGGTAGACGAAGAAGCCCGATTCGCGCAGGTGACCGATCTGTTGGGGCAGTTCTTCTCCGGCGCCACCCCCGCCGACATCGGGGCCCGGGCCCGCCGGCTGGGGAACCGGGTCGCCGCCGCCGAAGGTGGGCTGCCGGCCGCGGAGGATCGGTCGATCAACACCGCCGACCACCGCGTCACCAGCGACGGGCGGGTGCAGATCCGCGCAGACCTGGACGCCGAAGTCGGCGCCAAGTACATCGCGGCGATGGAACAAGGGTCGGCGCCGCGGCCCGAACCCGACGGCAGCCCCGATGTGCGCTCGGCGGGGCGGCGCCGCGCTGACGCGTTGGAAGCGGTGTTGGATATCGCGGCCCGCGGCGGGGACGTCGCCAGTTCGCCGCGCACCCAACTGCTGATCACCGTCCCGGCGGAGGCTCCGGATCTGGCCACGCTGGAGTTCATCGGGTCGATCAGCACCATGACCCTGGACCGATTGTCGTGCGACACCACCGTCACCACCATGATCGTCGACGGCGAACAAGTGCCCCTCGATATGGGGCGCGAGAAACGGCTGTTCCCACCCCATCTGCGCAAAGCGCTCTATCACCGCGATCAGTGCTGCATCAAATGCGGCGCACCCCCAGGGCGCACCCACGCGCATCACATCGTGCACTGGACCCACGGCGGCGACACATCCCTGGGTAATGGCTGCCTGCTGTGCCCGGCCTGCCACGCCAACATCCACCACGACGGCTGGGACGTCGTCATGGGACTGGACAAACACCCCTGGCTCATCCCACCCGCCACCGTCGACCCCCACCGAAAACCCATCCCCGCCCACAACCGCCGCACCATGCGACTCGACAACGCCGCCTAACACCTAAAGCAATGCGCACCTTGACAACTCGACAGTGACAATGCAACGCGGGCCTGCTGCTTCAACCGCAGCGGAGCCGAAGCAGCAGGCCCGCACCCGGACGGCGCCCGACGAGCTGCCACCGACAGCACGCCCAGCTCGGTTGCGGACGTACGTGGCGCCAGCCTCAGGCCTGCGTCATCTTCCAATAGGCCCCGCGCCGCTCCAGCAGCTCGTCGTGGGACCCACGCTCGACGATGCGCCCGGCCTGCACCACGAGGATCAGATCGGCGTCGCGGATGGTGGAAAGTCGGTGCGCGATGATGAAACTCGTCCGATTTCGCCGCAGCTCCGCGGTGGCCTGGGCGATCAGCAGCTCGGTGCGGCTGTCGACCGAACTGGTGGCCTCGTCGAGGATCAACAGCTGGGGTTGCCGCACCAGCGCCCGGGCAATGGTGATCAGCTGCTTCTCTCCGGCGCTGATGTTCACGCCGTTCTCGTTGAGCCGCGTCTGGTACCCGTTCGGCAGCGTGTGCACGAAATGGTCGACGCGCGCGGTGCGGGCCGCCTCGATCACCTCGGCCTCGGTGGCGTCGGGACGTCCGTAGGCGATGTTGTCGTAGATCGTGCCGCCGATCAGCCAGGTGTCCTGCAGCACCATGCCGATGCGCGACCGCAGCTCGGCGCGGCTCATCGTCGCGATGTCGTGGCCGCCCAGCAGGATTCGACCGAAATCCGGCTCGTAGAACCGCATCAGCAGGTTCACCAGTGTGGTCTTGCCGGCCCCGGTCGGCCCGACGATGGCCACGGTGGTGCCCGGTTCGGCGACGAACGACAGGTCTTCGATGACAGGAGTGCCGGGTACGTAGGAGAAGTTGACCCGCTCGAACTCCACGAGGTCCGGCGAAGCCGAGAAACTGCCGGCCGCAGCCGAGCCGCGGTCCAGCACGCCCAAGCCACTATCGGGTGCCGCTGACCCACGGCCAAGCACCGGCCCAGCCACGACTCCGGACTCTTCGTCGGCGTCCAGGAACTCGAAAACCCGCTCGGCGCTGGCCATCCCGGACTGCATGGTGTTGTACATCGACGCGATCTGGGTCAGTGGCTGGTTGAACTGTCGCACGTACTGGATGAACGCCTGGATGCTGCCGAGGCTGATCTGCCCGGTCGCCACCTGGATACCGCCGACCACCGCGACGCCGACGTAGCTGATATTGCCGATGAACGTCGTGATCGGGGAGACCAGCCCAGACAGCGACTGCGCCCCGAAACTTGCTTGGTACACATCGTCGTTCAGTTCGCGGAACTTCTCCTCCGCCAGTGCCCGGTGCCCGAAGGTCTTGACGACGGTGAAGCCGCTGTAGGTCTCTTCGATGTGGGCGTTGAGCCGGCCGGTATTGCGCCACTGCGCCATGAACTGTTGCCGCGACCGCTTGGTGATGATGCGCGTCGCCAGCAAGGTGAGCGGCACCGTCAGCACGGTGATCAACGCCAGCAGCGGCGAAATCCAGATCATTGCCGCCAGCACCGTCACTACTGTCAGCGCCGAGGTCAGCAGTTGACTGACGGTGATCGTCAACGACGTCTGGACGTTGTCGATGTCGTTGGTGACGCGGCTGAGAATCTCCCCGCGGCGACGGGAATCGAAGTAGGACAACGGCAGCCGGTGAATCTTGTCTTCGACGTGGGAGCGCAGCGCGAACATGGTGCGCTGCACGATGGTGTTGAGCAGTCGGGCCTCGGCCCACACCATCACGGCTGAAACCAGATACAGCAGCAGCGCGAGCGTCAGCACGTGGCCGATCGCTGTGAAGTCGACGCCCTGGCCCGGAACGACATCAGACCCGGCGAGCAGGTCGGCAAAGGTGTTGTCGCCCCGCGCCCGCGCCGCTGCCACCGCCTGTTCACGGCTGATGCCCGCCGGCAGCCCGCGGCCCAGAACCCCGTTGAACAACAGGTCGGTGGCATGGCCCAGGATGCGCGGCCCTATCACGCCGACGGCGATCCCGGCGATGCCCAACAGCATCACCACGATCACCCGGCGCCGTTGCGGCGCCAGCTGTTTCACCAGCCGCAGCGCCGTGTCCCGGAAGTTCTCGGACCGCTGACCCGACGCCAGCATGGCGGCCGACGGCGGCCGGGTCACGCCAGGCCTCCGGCCACGACCGCTTGCGAGTCGGCGAATTCGCGGTACACCGGGCACGACTCGATCAGCTCGGAATGCGTGCCGACGCCCACCACGCGGCCGTTGTCGAGCACGACGATCTGATCGGCGGCGGCGACCGTCGAAAGGCGTTGGGCGACAATGATCACCGTGGCATCGGCGGCCGCCGCGGACAACGCGTCCCGCACCCGGGCGTCGGTGTGGACGTCCAGCGCCGAGAAGGCGTCGTCGAACAGGTACACCGCCGGCCGTCGGACCACCGCGCGGGCGATGGCGAGGCGCTGGCGCTGTCCACCGGAGAAGTTCGTGCCGCCCTGTGCGACGGGCATGCCGAGCCCCTCGGGGTGGTCCGCCACGAAATCGGCCGACGCGACACCGAGCGCGGCCCACATCTCGTCTTCGGTCGCGTCAGCCTTGCCGAATCGCAGGTTGTCGGCAACCGTGCCGGAAAACACATGCCCGCGCTGCGGCACCACCCCGATCATCGACCACAGCTGTTCAGGGTCGTAGTCCCGCACGTCGACGCCGTCGACCATCACGGAGCCCGAGGTGACGTCGTACATCCGGCACAGCAGTGCCATCAGCGTCGACTTGCCGGAGCCGGTCGATCCCACGATGGCCGTCACCGTCCCGGGCGAGGCGGTCAGTGAAACCCCGTGCAGCACAGGGTCGTCGGCCCCGGGGTACCCGAAGGTGGCGGCCGCCACCTGTATCTCCCCGCGCCGCACCTCCGGCACCACGGGCGAATCGGGCGCCACGATCGACGGCTCGGTCGCGAGCACGTCGGTGATCCGATCGGCGCACACCGACGCCCGCGGCAGGATGACGAGCACGATGGTCACCATCAGCACGGCCATCAGGATCTGCATGAAGTAGGACAGGAACGCGATCAGCGAGCCGACCTGCATCTGGCCGTGATCGATCCGGATTCCGCCGAACCAGATCACCGCCACGCTGGACAGATTCACCACGAGCGTGGTCGCGGGCAGCATCAGGGCCTGCCACCGGCCGACAGTGAGGGTGGTGTC encodes the following:
- a CDS encoding ABC transporter ATP-binding protein, encoding MLWALLRQYTRPYRRQLTVVATLQLISTLASLYLPTLNARIIDHGVARGDTAVIGRLGAAMLAVSALQVLCAVGAVYFGSRAGMGFGRDLRWAVFRQVLGWSNAEAVRFGAPTLMTRTTNDVQQIQVLVQMTCTMLITAPIMCIGGIAMAVHQNAGLSWLLLVSVPVMAVCNYLIISRLLPLFRRMQRLIDNINRVLREQLTGIRVIRAFSREDAERARFADANHALTDTTLTVGRWQALMLPATTLVVNLSSVAVIWFGGIRIDHGQMQVGSLIAFLSYFMQILMAVLMVTIVLVILPRASVCADRITDVLATEPSIVAPDSPVVPEVRRGEIQVAAATFGYPGADDPVLHGVSLTASPGTVTAIVGSTGSGKSTLMALLCRMYDVTSGSVMVDGVDVRDYDPEQLWSMIGVVPQRGHVFSGTVADNLRFGKADATEDEMWAALGVASADFVADHPEGLGMPVAQGGTNFSGGQRQRLAIARAVVRRPAVYLFDDAFSALDVHTDARVRDALSAAAADATVIIVAQRLSTVAAADQIVVLDNGRVVGVGTHSELIESCPVYREFADSQAVVAGGLA
- a CDS encoding ABC transporter ATP-binding protein, coding for MLASGQRSENFRDTALRLVKQLAPQRRRVIVVMLLGIAGIAVGVIGPRILGHATDLLFNGVLGRGLPAGISREQAVAAARARGDNTFADLLAGSDVVPGQGVDFTAIGHVLTLALLLYLVSAVMVWAEARLLNTIVQRTMFALRSHVEDKIHRLPLSYFDSRRRGEILSRVTNDIDNVQTSLTITVSQLLTSALTVVTVLAAMIWISPLLALITVLTVPLTLLATRIITKRSRQQFMAQWRNTGRLNAHIEETYSGFTVVKTFGHRALAEEKFRELNDDVYQASFGAQSLSGLVSPITTFIGNISYVGVAVVGGIQVATGQISLGSIQAFIQYVRQFNQPLTQIASMYNTMQSGMASAERVFEFLDADEESGVVAGPVLGRGSAAPDSGLGVLDRGSAAAGSFSASPDLVEFERVNFSYVPGTPVIEDLSFVAEPGTTVAIVGPTGAGKTTLVNLLMRFYEPDFGRILLGGHDIATMSRAELRSRIGMVLQDTWLIGGTIYDNIAYGRPDATEAEVIEAARTARVDHFVHTLPNGYQTRLNENGVNISAGEKQLITIARALVRQPQLLILDEATSSVDSRTELLIAQATAELRRNRTSFIIAHRLSTIRDADLILVVQAGRIVERGSHDELLERRGAYWKMTQA